The following are encoded in a window of Fluviibacter phosphoraccumulans genomic DNA:
- a CDS encoding anthranilate synthase component I: protein MDYEFRTPSGIVCRRTATHLDYQQGIPGMLEALDQERGILLSSGIEYPGRYTRWDIGFIRPPLEFVSRDRELRINALNERGSALIDLFADVLTADPNIQATSRDRCHLALHIAVGTEIFPEEERSFQPTVFTPLRLLFGEFKGVEDSMLGVYGAFGHDLIFQFEPIDHVHARPKESKEMHLFLPDSIFLLDRRKETLVRFDYSFSRGDQSTAGLNDEPFVPLQRTKGNSGPSGEVTSPHNPESYAAMVEAARGRMQVGDIYELVLHRRFSVDGEFLPSAVWRTMSGFNPSPYEFLCQFGDEQLVGTSPEMFIRVSGDRVESCPISGTVRRGENAMEDAEEIRRLINSEKDEVELTMCTDVDRNDKARICVPGSVKLLDRRVIERYAGLFHTVDHVEGQLRPGMTGIDAFMSHMWAVTLTGSPKPMAVRLIEQMETEPREWYGGAVGALLFNGDTSTGITIRTVHLKNGQAHYRVGATLVYDSNGNEEEQETRTKATVFFHLLDKLRSKAETQSIAVAQDLPGKGLRLLLIDNEDSFVHILADYFRQTGAEVVTYRHGLNFTQILESAPDLVIHSPGPGRPEDFGLPDLVRRLAAAGIPQFGVCLGLQGIVEAFGGQLALLAQPRQGKRWTVSHDGTHMFSGLPSPCVVGAYHALYADDRTLPDCLEILSRNEIGVVMAVRHRQLPISAVQFHPESILSMRESVGYRLIANVMTEVRKRR from the coding sequence ATGGATTATGAATTTCGCACGCCGTCGGGAATTGTCTGTCGACGAACCGCAACCCATCTCGACTACCAGCAGGGTATCCCAGGCATGCTTGAGGCTCTGGATCAGGAACGGGGTATCTTATTATCGTCAGGCATCGAATATCCGGGGCGCTACACCCGCTGGGATATCGGCTTCATCCGGCCGCCGCTGGAGTTTGTATCGCGGGACCGGGAATTGCGCATCAATGCCCTGAACGAACGGGGTTCGGCCCTGATCGATCTTTTCGCAGACGTACTGACCGCGGATCCCAACATCCAGGCCACGAGTCGTGACAGATGCCACTTGGCCCTGCATATTGCTGTCGGAACGGAAATTTTTCCGGAGGAAGAACGCAGTTTTCAACCAACGGTGTTTACTCCCTTGCGCCTGCTATTCGGTGAATTCAAAGGCGTGGAAGATTCCATGCTGGGGGTCTACGGTGCCTTTGGCCACGATCTGATCTTCCAGTTCGAGCCTATCGATCATGTACACGCGCGCCCTAAAGAATCCAAGGAAATGCATTTGTTCCTACCGGATTCGATTTTTCTGCTAGACCGGCGCAAGGAGACGCTTGTGCGTTTCGACTACTCGTTCAGCAGAGGAGACCAAAGCACTGCCGGTCTCAATGATGAGCCATTCGTGCCCCTGCAGCGCACCAAGGGAAATAGCGGGCCATCCGGTGAGGTGACCTCACCGCATAATCCGGAAAGCTACGCCGCCATGGTCGAGGCGGCACGAGGTCGAATGCAGGTCGGCGACATATACGAGCTTGTGTTGCACCGCCGCTTCTCCGTCGATGGAGAGTTTCTGCCATCCGCCGTTTGGCGTACGATGTCTGGATTCAACCCCAGCCCTTATGAGTTTCTGTGCCAGTTCGGCGACGAACAATTGGTAGGAACGTCACCGGAAATGTTCATTCGGGTCAGCGGCGATCGTGTCGAATCCTGCCCGATCTCCGGGACCGTGAGGCGCGGCGAAAACGCTATGGAGGATGCCGAAGAAATCCGTCGGCTTATCAACTCCGAAAAGGATGAGGTAGAACTCACTATGTGTACCGACGTCGACCGGAATGATAAGGCCCGAATCTGCGTCCCGGGCTCCGTCAAGCTGCTTGATCGGCGGGTCATTGAGCGCTATGCCGGCCTCTTCCATACGGTTGATCACGTAGAAGGCCAGCTGCGACCGGGCATGACGGGTATTGATGCTTTCATGTCGCACATGTGGGCAGTGACTCTGACGGGCAGTCCCAAGCCTATGGCAGTTCGCCTTATCGAACAGATGGAGACGGAGCCGCGCGAATGGTATGGCGGTGCCGTCGGTGCCCTGCTATTCAATGGCGACACATCGACGGGGATTACCATCCGCACGGTGCACCTGAAAAATGGTCAAGCGCATTACAGAGTTGGCGCAACCTTAGTCTATGACTCCAACGGCAATGAGGAAGAGCAAGAAACGCGCACAAAGGCCACGGTCTTTTTTCACCTGCTTGATAAACTGCGCAGCAAAGCCGAGACCCAATCCATAGCGGTGGCACAAGATTTGCCAGGCAAAGGCCTAAGGCTCTTGCTTATCGATAACGAGGACTCCTTCGTTCATATCCTTGCCGACTATTTTCGTCAGACGGGGGCTGAGGTCGTTACCTATCGCCATGGCTTGAACTTTACCCAGATCCTTGAGTCGGCTCCTGACTTGGTCATCCATTCTCCTGGTCCCGGCAGACCGGAGGATTTCGGCTTACCCGATCTGGTGCGCCGACTCGCTGCCGCCGGAATTCCACAATTCGGCGTCTGTCTTGGCCTCCAGGGTATTGTCGAAGCTTTTGGTGGCCAACTCGCGCTCCTTGCTCAACCCCGCCAGGGAAAACGCTGGACGGTGTCGCATGATGGAACGCATATGTTTTCAGGCCTACCGTCGCCCTGCGTGGTCGGTGCATACCATGCGCTTTACGCAGATGATCGGACGTTGCCAGACTGTCTGGAGATTTTATCTCGCAACGAAATTGGCGTTGTCATGGCCGTTCGCCATCGCCAACTCCCGATCAGCGCCGTCCAGTTCCATCCCGAATCGATTCTATCGATGCGCGAATCGGTCGGGTATCGTCTGATCGCCAATGTCATGACTGAGGTTCGTAAGCGTCGATAG